In Halarcobacter bivalviorum, a genomic segment contains:
- a CDS encoding dehypoxanthine futalosine cyclase: MVKKMDIIDRRITDEEALDLIQNASLVKLGELASKKKAQLHPEKITTFVVDRNINYTNVCWVDCKFCAFYRHGRDEDSYVLKFDEIDKKIEELLEIGGTQILMQGGVHPKLKIDYYEELVEHIHTKFPQITLHSFSAIEICYIAKVSKISRLEVLQRLQAKGLSSIPGAGAEILSDRVRDIIAPRKIDTEDWLDVHRLAHSIGMKTTATMMFGTVETDEEIIEHWNKIRQLQDETGGFRAFIMWSFQSANTKLKEEIPDLKPQSSNRYLRLLAVSRLYLDNFPNIQSSWVTQGSYIGQMALKFGANDLGSTMMEENVVAAAGATNCMNQEEMIQLIQDVGENPAKRNTAYEILERF; this comes from the coding sequence ATGGTAAAAAAAATGGATATTATAGATAGAAGAATCACTGATGAAGAGGCATTAGATTTAATTCAAAATGCTTCTTTAGTAAAACTAGGTGAATTAGCTTCTAAGAAAAAAGCACAATTACACCCTGAAAAAATAACTACTTTCGTAGTAGATAGAAATATCAACTATACAAATGTATGTTGGGTTGACTGTAAGTTCTGTGCTTTTTATAGACATGGAAGAGATGAAGATTCTTATGTTTTAAAATTTGATGAAATTGATAAAAAGATAGAAGAATTATTAGAAATTGGTGGAACACAAATCTTAATGCAAGGTGGAGTTCATCCAAAACTAAAAATAGATTATTATGAGGAATTAGTTGAACATATTCATACAAAATTCCCTCAAATCACTCTACACTCTTTTTCTGCTATTGAAATTTGTTATATTGCAAAGGTTTCAAAAATCTCTAGACTTGAAGTACTACAAAGACTTCAAGCAAAAGGTTTAAGTTCAATTCCAGGAGCTGGGGCTGAAATTTTATCAGATAGAGTAAGAGATATTATTGCTCCTAGAAAAATTGATACTGAAGATTGGTTAGATGTTCATAGATTAGCTCACTCAATTGGTATGAAAACAACTGCTACAATGATGTTTGGAACAGTTGAGACAGATGAAGAGATTATTGAACATTGGAACAAAATTAGACAACTTCAAGATGAAACAGGTGGATTTAGAGCCTTTATTATGTGGTCTTTTCAAAGTGCAAATACAAAACTAAAAGAAGAAATTCCTGATTTAAAACCACAATCGTCAAATAGATATTTAAGATTACTTGCTGTTTCAAGACTATATTTAGATAATTTTCCAAATATTCAAAGTTCTTGGGTGACACAAGGAAGTTATATTGGTCAAATGGCTCTTAAGTTTGGAGCAAATGATTTAGGAAGTACAATGATGGAAGAAAATGTTGTTGCAGCTGCTGGAGCGACAAACTGCATGAATCAAGAAGAGATGATTCAATTAATCCAAGATGTTGGTGAAAATCCAGCCAAAAGAAACACTGCTTATGAGATTTTAGAGAGGTTTTAA
- a CDS encoding class 1 fructose-bisphosphatase: MQEIFEAIKEASKQIQDVIELGDTAKSENENSTGDTQLKLDIASDVIIEKVFATVPSIKAIVSEEQEEIVHLNDKGEYLIAYDPLDGSSLVDVNLSVGSIYGIYKNDFTGDNIIASVYVVFGPRVEMVVAYKNSVKLYRLFDGEFNYIKDIKLEEKGKLTATGSTQMCWPEHHKELINSMYKDGYYLRYSGGMVPDLHQILLKGGGLFSYPGTTDKPKGKLRQLFEVFPFALAYEYAGGQAVNGKSRVLEIETTHIHDTSPCFFGSKDEIKRVLEVYKDHV; the protein is encoded by the coding sequence ATGCAAGAGATATTTGAAGCAATAAAAGAAGCTAGTAAACAGATTCAAGATGTTATAGAATTAGGTGATACAGCAAAAAGTGAAAATGAAAACTCTACAGGTGATACTCAACTAAAACTTGATATTGCTAGTGATGTTATTATTGAAAAAGTTTTTGCTACTGTACCTAGTATTAAAGCTATAGTTAGTGAAGAGCAAGAAGAGATTGTACACTTAAATGATAAGGGTGAATACCTAATTGCATATGATCCATTAGATGGTTCTTCATTAGTTGATGTAAATTTATCAGTTGGTTCTATTTATGGTATTTATAAAAATGATTTTACTGGAGATAATATTATTGCTTCAGTTTATGTTGTTTTTGGACCAAGAGTTGAAATGGTTGTTGCATATAAAAATAGTGTAAAATTATATAGACTTTTTGATGGAGAATTTAATTATATTAAAGATATTAAATTAGAAGAAAAAGGAAAGTTAACTGCAACAGGTTCTACTCAAATGTGCTGGCCAGAGCACCATAAAGAACTAATAAATAGTATGTATAAAGATGGTTATTATTTAAGATATTCTGGAGGAATGGTTCCTGATTTACATCAAATTCTTCTAAAAGGTGGAGGATTATTCTCTTATCCTGGTACTACAGATAAACCAAAAGGTAAACTAAGACAACTATTTGAAGTTTTCCCTTTTGCTTTAGCATATGAATATGCAGGTGGACAAGCAGTTAATGGGAAAAGTAGAGTTCTAGAGATTGAAACAACTCATATTCATGATACTAGCCCTTGTTTTTTTGGTTCAAAAGATGAGATTAAAAGAGTTTTAGAAGTTTACAAAGATCATGTCTGA
- the gltX gene encoding glutamate--tRNA ligase produces MLRFAQSPTRDMHLGDLRVAIFNYIVSKQKNQKLLIRIDDTDKENNIEGKEKEILELLNLFSIDYANVVYESENLKYHQKIAMQLMGQKNAFACFCSDAKIEELKESAKKENKSYEYDGFCQTLSDETILNVNSPFIVRIKKPEENIEIKDLLKGNLLYKSSEIDFFPILRHDKTPTDNYASAIDDMLYDISDVITSEEQLIESPRQVHIRKLLNYDKEINYTHIPNVSSDLENSSVKYLIDEGFLPAAIANYLVLLGNDAPKEFFTLEEAIEWFDIKNISKENVHFDIKKLKELNKKHLQSFDEMRLSKILGFADTDIGRLAKLFLNEVSTIKELKEKINLIFSPKSTCEGFEEEFVELKLCLKDAPYIESFNELKTYIIEKTGLKQEKLLTPLSYLLTGTKTTDISEVYPLIKNYLGEIVK; encoded by the coding sequence TTGTTAAGATTTGCACAAAGTCCAACAAGAGATATGCATTTAGGTGATTTAAGAGTAGCAATATTTAATTATATTGTTTCAAAACAAAAGAATCAAAAACTTTTAATTAGAATTGATGATACAGATAAAGAGAATAATATAGAAGGAAAAGAGAAAGAGATTTTAGAATTATTAAATCTTTTTTCAATTGATTACGCGAATGTTGTTTATGAGAGTGAAAATTTAAAATATCATCAAAAAATTGCTATGCAATTAATGGGACAAAAAAATGCTTTTGCCTGTTTCTGTTCTGATGCAAAAATTGAAGAGTTAAAAGAGAGTGCAAAAAAAGAAAATAAATCTTATGAATATGATGGTTTTTGTCAAACACTTTCTGATGAAACAATTTTAAATGTAAACTCTCCTTTTATTGTAAGAATTAAAAAACCTGAAGAAAATATTGAAATAAAAGATCTTTTAAAAGGAAATCTTTTATATAAGTCTTCTGAAATAGACTTTTTCCCTATTTTAAGGCATGATAAAACACCAACAGATAACTATGCAAGTGCTATTGATGATATGTTATATGATATTTCTGATGTTATTACTTCAGAAGAGCAATTAATTGAGAGCCCAAGGCAAGTTCATATAAGAAAGCTTTTAAATTATGATAAAGAGATAAACTATACTCATATTCCTAATGTAAGTAGTGATTTAGAGAACTCTTCTGTAAAATATTTAATTGATGAAGGTTTTTTACCAGCAGCAATTGCAAACTATTTAGTTTTACTTGGAAATGATGCACCTAAAGAGTTTTTTACTTTAGAAGAGGCTATAGAATGGTTTGATATTAAAAATATATCTAAAGAAAATGTACATTTTGATATTAAAAAACTAAAAGAATTAAATAAAAAACATCTTCAATCATTTGATGAGATGAGACTTTCAAAAATTTTAGGTTTTGCAGATACAGATATTGGCAGACTTGCCAAACTTTTTTTAAATGAAGTAAGTACAATTAAAGAGCTTAAAGAGAAAATTAACCTTATTTTTTCTCCAAAATCAACTTGTGAAGGTTTTGAAGAAGAATTTGTTGAATTAAAATTATGTTTAAAAGATGCTCCTTATATTGAAAGTTTTAATGAGCTAAAAACTTATATAATAGAAAAAACAGGATTAAAGCAAGAAAAGCTATTAACTCCTCTGTCTTATCTTCTTACAGGGACAAAAACAACTGATATTTCAGAAGTTTATCCTTTAATCAAAAACTATTTAGGAGAAATCGTAAAATGA
- a CDS encoding M16 family metallopeptidase, whose translation MSATVKHIKINNIDIPVIFEQDKNLPILNLQLVFKNSGYMQDKKKSGLASLSSKLLDEGTKELGSTKFAQKLEDSAISLSSSVGFETFVIELSSIKEVNDKALKLLKELLNDPNYDNKVLEKIKTIKTGSLKRKENDFDYIASKELKTLLFKNSALENPASGTIESISKIKLADIKTFLEKTIDLNNLIIVAGGDIDFDELSIKLTKLLKNLNANKENKFISVTTNDKAQTKTITKDTQQAYIYFGSPFNTTVTNEENYKAKVASFILGGSGFGSRLMEEIRVKRGLAYSAYGYVSINKSHNYFTGYLQTKLESADEAKELVSKIITDFVKDGVTQVELDAAKNFLLGSEPLRTETLSQRLNRAFTLFYKGLDFNHTQKELEKIENLKLEDLNTYIKSHDEIKNLSFSIVRK comes from the coding sequence ATGTCTGCTACAGTTAAGCACATAAAAATAAATAATATAGATATTCCAGTAATTTTTGAGCAAGATAAAAATTTACCAATATTAAATTTACAACTTGTTTTTAAAAACTCTGGTTATATGCAAGACAAAAAGAAAAGTGGTCTTGCTTCTCTTTCATCAAAATTACTTGATGAAGGAACAAAAGAGTTAGGTTCTACAAAATTTGCTCAAAAACTAGAAGATTCTGCAATCTCTTTAAGCTCAAGTGTTGGATTTGAAACTTTTGTAATAGAACTTTCATCTATCAAAGAAGTAAATGATAAAGCATTAAAACTTCTAAAAGAGCTTTTAAATGATCCTAATTATGACAATAAAGTTTTAGAAAAAATAAAAACAATAAAAACAGGTTCATTAAAAAGAAAAGAGAACGATTTTGATTATATTGCAAGTAAAGAACTAAAAACATTACTTTTTAAAAATAGTGCTTTAGAAAACCCTGCAAGTGGTACAATTGAATCTATATCAAAGATTAAACTAGCTGATATAAAAACTTTTTTAGAAAAAACAATTGATTTAAATAATTTAATTATTGTCGCTGGTGGAGATATTGATTTTGATGAATTATCAATAAAATTAACAAAGTTACTTAAAAATCTAAATGCAAATAAAGAGAATAAATTTATTAGTGTAACAACTAATGATAAAGCTCAAACTAAAACTATTACGAAAGATACACAACAAGCTTATATCTATTTTGGTAGCCCTTTTAATACAACAGTAACAAATGAAGAAAATTATAAAGCTAAAGTTGCTTCATTTATTCTTGGGGGAAGTGGTTTTGGAAGTAGATTAATGGAAGAGATAAGAGTAAAGAGAGGTTTAGCTTATTCTGCTTATGGATATGTTTCTATAAATAAATCTCACAACTATTTTACTGGATATTTACAAACAAAACTAGAGAGTGCGGATGAAGCTAAAGAGCTTGTTTCAAAGATTATTACAGATTTTGTAAAAGATGGTGTTACACAAGTAGAACTTGATGCTGCTAAAAACTTTCTTTTAGGAAGTGAACCTTTAAGAACGGAAACTTTATCTCAAAGATTAAATAGAGCATTTACCCTATTCTATAAAGGTTTAGACTTTAATCATACTCAAAAAGAGTTAGAAAAAATAGAAAATCTTAAATTAGAAGATTTAAATACTTATATCAAATCTCATGATGAGATTAAAAATTTATCATTTTCAATAGTAAGGAAGTAG
- the mobB gene encoding molybdopterin-guanine dinucleotide biosynthesis protein B, which translates to MNNQYKKLAVAFSGPSNSGKTTLIIKVSTLLQERGYKVCIVKHDPGNKATFDIPKKDSFRFFETGADVAVVSPKRTTYFKNETSSIDEIIETFKDFDYLLVEGLKTLPLPRITIFRDEIDETYFKYSNSIAFDETINKNEIPSNLDKLDLNNPEEIINWIENNAKRV; encoded by the coding sequence ATGAATAATCAATATAAAAAACTTGCAGTTGCTTTTAGTGGCCCGTCAAATAGCGGTAAAACAACACTTATTATTAAAGTATCAACTCTTTTACAAGAAAGAGGATATAAAGTGTGTATAGTAAAACATGACCCGGGAAATAAAGCAACTTTTGACATACCTAAAAAAGATAGTTTTAGATTCTTTGAAACAGGTGCTGATGTTGCTGTAGTAAGTCCTAAAAGAACTACATATTTTAAAAATGAAACTTCATCAATTGATGAGATAATTGAAACTTTTAAAGATTTTGATTATTTATTAGTTGAAGGATTAAAAACACTACCTCTTCCTAGAATTACTATTTTTAGGGATGAAATAGATGAAACTTATTTTAAATATAGTAATTCAATAGCTTTTGATGAAACTATTAATAAAAATGAAATTCCTTCAAACTTAGATAAACTAGACTTAAACAATCCAGAAGAGATTATAAATTGGATTGAAAATAATGCAAAGAGAGTTTAA
- a CDS encoding YggT family protein: protein MIDALLSSVFTVVLTVIFLYKWVIIISAIISWVKPDPYNPIVQMLYRLTEPAYNLVRRFIPTVFGGMDFAPIILIFALIFLETFLGKLFMGM, encoded by the coding sequence ATGATAGATGCACTTTTAAGTTCAGTTTTTACAGTTGTATTAACTGTAATATTTTTATATAAATGGGTAATTATAATTTCAGCAATCATTTCATGGGTTAAACCTGATCCTTATAATCCAATTGTACAGATGCTTTATAGATTAACAGAGCCTGCATATAATTTAGTTAGAAGATTTATTCCAACAGTTTTTGGAGGAATGGATTTTGCACCAATAATTTTAATTTTTGCATTAATTTTCTTAGAGACTTTCTTAGGAAAACTTTTTATGGGAATGTAA
- the bamA gene encoding outer membrane protein assembly factor BamA, translating into MKKKSILLSITLASLLQAEQITSIEYVNLTKISLPVANETLKLKVGDEIDVESVNKAIKDFYKFNYFEDIKVNIDNGKLQFIFDEKPSIANVDITGYKSREDDINILRKQIGLEKGNMYSEKRIKSAKEKLLKELEREGYINSVVEAEVEHLNEDSVAITFNVNKGDEIIIKKVNYFGSENLEASDFEPATANKEVEFASWFITQNSGELAAEQLEYDSKRIQEVYFENGYLDAKVKDPFLEVDFSSNQAELDFYIEEGRQYNVNDIAIYVNSEIVKAEDIYPELKLRKGRTFNIKRLRKDADYIKTLVADKGYAFAQVKYDIKKDEKNGTADLVYNVIPGEKVYIRDVKISGNTRTLDRVIRRDVYLAPGDLFSLTDFNDSRNKLRRTGYFEDVIIEQKRVTADKMDIVVKVKEAATGNIILGGGYGSYDGFMINGSIVDNNIFGSGLSLGVSVDLSKRKTDLSIRLKNPAIADSKYHGDLDIHSDEIEIDSSKYELNKDVKGFTVGVGKEFIRNLRAGAKYRLDFIKEEYDYEDDAGVPESKRFVDTDYVTSSITPYLNFDNTDDYLNPRSGIRTGSSLEIAGLGGDSEYLKSSSYFKYFYSLNDLYDLDWIFRYKLQANFLVDNGQINQGDSLYLGGTKSLRGFKSYAFPKNESGERVDPYKQMAATSLEMSFPISQQAKMRWGVFYDYGMIGEDNMSDVKRSSTGALFEWISPFGPLQLIFAQPLDDEKGDDTSSFEFSLGSSF; encoded by the coding sequence TGGCTTCACTTTTACAAGCTGAACAAATTACTTCTATTGAATATGTTAATCTAACTAAAATTTCTTTACCTGTAGCAAACGAAACTTTAAAACTAAAAGTTGGCGATGAAATTGATGTAGAATCAGTAAATAAAGCAATAAAAGATTTTTATAAATTTAATTATTTTGAAGATATTAAAGTTAATATTGATAATGGAAAATTACAATTTATTTTTGATGAAAAACCTTCAATTGCAAATGTTGATATTACTGGTTATAAATCAAGAGAAGATGATATTAATATCTTAAGAAAACAAATAGGTCTTGAAAAAGGAAATATGTACTCTGAAAAAAGAATAAAGAGTGCAAAAGAGAAGCTTTTAAAAGAACTTGAAAGAGAAGGATACATAAACTCAGTTGTTGAAGCAGAAGTTGAACATCTTAATGAAGATTCTGTAGCTATTACTTTTAATGTAAATAAAGGTGATGAGATTATTATCAAAAAAGTAAACTATTTTGGTTCTGAGAACTTAGAAGCAAGTGATTTTGAACCAGCAACTGCAAACAAAGAAGTAGAATTTGCTTCATGGTTTATTACACAAAATAGTGGTGAACTAGCAGCAGAACAATTAGAATATGATAGTAAAAGAATACAAGAAGTATATTTTGAAAATGGATACTTAGATGCAAAAGTAAAAGATCCTTTCTTAGAAGTTGATTTTTCTTCAAATCAAGCAGAACTTGATTTTTATATTGAAGAAGGTAGACAATACAATGTAAATGATATTGCTATTTATGTTAATTCTGAAATTGTAAAAGCAGAAGATATTTATCCTGAGTTAAAACTAAGAAAAGGTCGAACTTTCAATATAAAAAGACTTAGAAAAGATGCAGACTATATTAAAACTTTAGTAGCAGATAAAGGTTATGCATTTGCACAAGTTAAATATGATATCAAAAAAGATGAAAAAAATGGAACAGCAGATTTAGTATATAATGTAATTCCAGGGGAAAAAGTTTATATTAGAGATGTAAAAATTTCAGGAAATACAAGAACTCTTGATAGAGTTATTAGAAGAGATGTATATTTAGCACCAGGAGATCTATTTAGTTTAACTGATTTCAATGATTCTAGAAATAAACTAAGAAGAACAGGTTATTTTGAAGATGTAATTATTGAACAAAAAAGAGTTACAGCTGATAAAATGGATATTGTAGTTAAAGTTAAAGAAGCTGCAACTGGAAATATTATTCTTGGTGGGGGATATGGTTCTTATGATGGATTCATGATTAATGGTTCTATTGTTGATAATAATATCTTTGGTTCAGGTCTTTCGTTAGGTGTTTCAGTTGATTTATCTAAAAGAAAAACAGACCTTTCAATTAGACTTAAAAATCCAGCAATTGCAGATAGTAAATATCATGGTGATTTAGATATTCACTCAGATGAAATTGAAATTGATAGCTCTAAATATGAATTAAATAAAGATGTTAAAGGTTTCACAGTTGGTGTGGGTAAAGAGTTTATTAGAAACTTAAGAGCTGGTGCAAAATATAGATTAGACTTTATTAAAGAAGAATATGATTATGAAGATGATGCGGGAGTTCCAGAAAGTAAAAGATTTGTTGATACTGATTATGTAACAAGTTCTATTACTCCATATCTAAACTTTGATAATACAGATGATTATTTAAACCCAAGAAGTGGTATTAGAACAGGTTCTTCTTTAGAAATAGCAGGACTTGGTGGAGATTCAGAATATCTTAAGAGTTCTTCTTATTTTAAATACTTCTATTCTTTAAACGATCTTTATGATTTAGATTGGATTTTTAGATATAAGCTACAAGCAAACTTTCTTGTGGATAATGGTCAAATCAATCAAGGGGATTCATTGTACTTAGGTGGAACAAAATCTTTAAGAGGATTTAAATCTTATGCTTTCCCTAAAAATGAATCAGGAGAAAGAGTTGACCCTTATAAACAGATGGCAGCAACATCTTTAGAAATGAGTTTTCCTATCTCTCAACAAGCTAAGATGAGATGGGGTGTTTTCTATGATTATGGTATGATTGGGGAAGATAATATGTCAGATGTAAAAAGATCTTCAACAGGTGCCCTTTTTGAATGGATTTCACCATTTGGACCATTACAACTAATTTTTGCTCAGCCATTAGATGATGAAAAAGGTGATGATACATCATCATTTGAATTCTCATTAGGGTCTAGTTTTTAA